A window of Nonomuraea angiospora genomic DNA:
CCATCACGGTCATGACCGTCGTGTAGGCGATGGTGCGCTCCTGCTGCAGTTCTTCCAGCACGTCCCGGACGGAGGCAGGCTGCCGCCGGGCCCACATGCGCTCCATGATGGTGGATTCGAGCTCTCCTAGGCCGCGCATCATGGCACGAATGCTATCCGCGGTCGTAGTCCCCGGAACAGCGCTCATACGGAGGGAGGGTATAGTCGGCCCGGTAAGCCGTACATAGGTGTACGAGTTAGAGGGGTTTTCGGATGCCATCCATACAGGTCTGCTTGTCGGTGAACGGCCGCCGGCACGAGCTGGAGCTCGACACCCGCGTCAGCCTGCTCGACTGCCTGCGCGAACACCTCGCCCTGACCGGGACGAAGAAGGGGTGCGACCAGGGCGCCTGCGGCGCCTGCACGGTGCTGGTGGACGGCGAGCGGGTCAACTCCTGCCTCGTGCTCGCCGCCCAGTGCCAGGAGGCGGAGATCGCGACCATCGAGGGGCTCGGCGAGCCGGGGCGGGCGATGCGGGAGGCGTTCGTGCGCCACGACGGCCTGCAGTGCGGCTACTGCACGCCGGGGCAGATCTGCTCGGCGGTCGCCATGCTCGCCGAGTACGACGCGGGGGTGCCGAGCGCCGTCGGGGCGGCCGGCCTGACGGACGCCGAGATCAGGGAGCGCCTGGCCGGGAACCTGTGCCGGTGCGGCGCGTACAACGGGATCCTCGCGGCCGTGCGGGAGGCCGGCCGGTGAACCCGTTCTCCTACGTCACCGCCACCGACCCGGCGGCGGCCCGCGCCCTCGCCGCCGAGGGGGCGAAATACCTGGCGGGCGGCACCAACCTCGTCGACCTGATGCGCGAGGGCATCGAGACGCCGGAACGGCTGGTGGACATCGGCCGGCTGCCGCTGGCCGGGATCGAGGACCTGCCCGGCGGCGGGCTGCGGATCGGCGCCCTGGCCCGCAACACGCGCGTGGCCGCCGACCGGCGGGTCCGCGACCGCTACCCGCTGCTGTCCCAGGCCATCGTGAACGGCGCCTCGCCCCAGCTCCGCAACCGGGCGACGGTGGGCGGCAACCTCCTGCAGCGCACCCGCTGCGGCTACTTCTACGACCGCCACTCGGCCTGCGGCAAGCGCGAGCCGGGCGCCGGCTGCGACGCCCTCGACGGCTTCAACCGCATGCACGCCGTCCTCGGCGCGGGGGAGAGCTGCATCGCCGTACACCCGTCGGACATGTGCGTGGCCCTGGCCGCCCTCGACGCCGTCGTCAACATCGCCGGCCGCGACCCCGTGCCGCTGGTGGACTTCCACCTCCTGCCCGGGGACACCCCCCACGTGGAGACGGTGCTCCGGCCGGGCGAGCTGGTCACGTCGATCGACCTGCCGCCCGTCCCGCCCGGCCACTCGGCCTATCTGAAGGTCCGCGACCGGGCCAGTTACGCCTTCGCGCTGGTGAGCGTGGCCGTGGCCACCCACCTGGAGGACGGGCGGGCGAGCCGGGTGCGCGTCGCGCTGGGCGGGGTCGCGCCCAAGCCGTGGCGCGCGTACGAGGCCGAACGGCTCCTCACCGGCACCTCGCTCGACGACCACCTCATCGACCGGGCCGCCGAGCTGGCCCTGGCGGACGCGCGGCCGCGCGAGCACAACGCGTTCAAGCCCGAGCTGGCCCGGCGGCTGATCCGCCGAGCCCTGAAGGGAGCCCTCTCATGACCCTCGCATCGCGCGGGTTCGCGCTGGCGAGCAAGGCGATGACCAGGCTGGGCAGGCTCCTCCCGGACGGCAGGCCCGACCCCCTGGCCCACCGGCGCGCCGAACTGGGCCGCCCCGCCGACCGGCTGGACGGCCCCGCCAAGGCCGCGGGCGCCGTCCGCTACACGGCCGAGCACCGGCTCCCCGGCCTCGTCCACGCCGTCGTGGTGGGCAGCACCATCGCCAGAGGCCGCGTCACCGCCATCCACGTGCCGCCCGCGCCCGGCGTGCTGCTCGTGATGACCCACCACAACGCGCCCGCGATGAAGCGCACCGCCGCCTACGCCACCCTCCGTGGCCCGCTGGGCGCCGCCGCGACGAGCCTGCCCGTGCT
This region includes:
- a CDS encoding 2Fe-2S iron-sulfur cluster-binding protein; protein product: MPSIQVCLSVNGRRHELELDTRVSLLDCLREHLALTGTKKGCDQGACGACTVLVDGERVNSCLVLAAQCQEAEIATIEGLGEPGRAMREAFVRHDGLQCGYCTPGQICSAVAMLAEYDAGVPSAVGAAGLTDAEIRERLAGNLCRCGAYNGILAAVREAGR
- a CDS encoding FAD binding domain-containing protein, translating into MNPFSYVTATDPAAARALAAEGAKYLAGGTNLVDLMREGIETPERLVDIGRLPLAGIEDLPGGGLRIGALARNTRVAADRRVRDRYPLLSQAIVNGASPQLRNRATVGGNLLQRTRCGYFYDRHSACGKREPGAGCDALDGFNRMHAVLGAGESCIAVHPSDMCVALAALDAVVNIAGRDPVPLVDFHLLPGDTPHVETVLRPGELVTSIDLPPVPPGHSAYLKVRDRASYAFALVSVAVATHLEDGRASRVRVALGGVAPKPWRAYEAERLLTGTSLDDHLIDRAAELALADARPREHNAFKPELARRLIRRALKGALS